The Muntiacus reevesi chromosome 10, mMunRee1.1, whole genome shotgun sequence genome has a segment encoding these proteins:
- the LOC136176715 gene encoding lysine-rich coiled-coil protein 1-like, producing the protein MKHSKKTYDSFQDELEDYIKVQKARGLEPKTCFRKMREDYLETYGYKEEVDSRPRCRMFEQRLPYGTVQTYPRSCSISQRVEKQLPRWLPAHDSRLRLDSLSCSQVTRDCFSGKPLPPNLNQHESNCSAFSVESGVYRHLSSENSTSAHQASYKHIHQKRKRHTEEGREKPEEERPKHKRKKACEEIDLDKYKSIQTSKTEAETVRVSTEKLKNRKEKKSRDVASKKEERKRRKEKKEQGQERTEEEMLWDQSILGF; encoded by the coding sequence ATGAAGCATTCAAAGAAGACTTATGACTCTTTTCAAGATGAACTTGAAGATTATATCAAAGTGCAGAAAGCCAGAGGCTTAGAGCCAAAGACTTGTTTCAGGAAGATGAGAGAGGATTATTTGGAAACCTATGGATACAAAGAAGAGGTCGACTCTAGACCCAGGTGTAGAATGTTTGAGCAAAGACTCCCATATGGAACCGTCCAAACCTACCCAAGATCATGCAGTATTTCACAAAGAGTGGAAAAGCAGTTACCTCGGTGGCTACCAGCTCATGACAGCAGGCTGAGACTAGACTCCCTGAGCTGCTCTCAGGTCACCAGGGACTGTTTCTCAGGAAAGCCTCTTCCCCCGAACCTGAATCAGCACGAGTCTAACTGTAGCGCATTCAGTGTAGAATCTGGAGTTTACAGGCACCTCTCCTCAGAAAATAGTACCAGCGCCCATCAGGCTAGTTATAAACACATACACCAGAAGAGGAAAAGGCAcacagaggaaggcagagaaaagCCAGAGGAGGAGCGGCCCAAGCATAAGAGGAAAAAAGCTTGTGAGGAAATAGATTTAGACAAATACAAGAGCATCCAAACAAGcaaaacagaggcagaaacagTCAGAGTCAGTACAGAAAAGCTTAAGAACcggaaggagaaaaaaagccgAGATGTAGCCTCTAAGAAAGAGGAACGTAAgcgcagaaaagagaaaaaggaacaaggccaagaaaggacagaggaggaaatgcTTTGGGACCAGTCTATTCTTGGATTTTGA